Proteins encoded by one window of Microplitis mediator isolate UGA2020A chromosome 1, iyMicMedi2.1, whole genome shotgun sequence:
- the LOC130678130 gene encoding uncharacterized protein LOC130678130, giving the protein MSERIVTDSNNGTDPRPSVDQDPNLLDDSDIAKIISRKTGGSGDSVINWRLEPITSTCGFMGSYYQLIVTVNNNNANQNDNSSSDSTILYFFAKTPPPKGPQREFTQRTGLFNKEIVMYDEIIPRMGSGFEAKWSPDCYLCKRDVIIVMEDLKHQNYTTLDKYVAFDYEVLECLFESFARFHSRSFILEERLRVQGKTLRDIWPDQLREGLFSNNERSMLYQKSSLMGIDCLVNAIDCLTDNQKEITMSKITRWWECLLTALEPSRKYRNVICHRDVWSANFMFLTNELGKPINCRLIDFQYYSYLNPAMDLILSLYMITNRNVRDKYFDILVQHYYNCLKQCLYNESFDVDKILPWDDFKQSCQDARPWGLIYIIFNQQVTLLDDDACEKYFARSPQLLEHVLYGTARTELVSMQFQNNHLYREKFTENIFEIFQLLPDQVQV; this is encoded by the coding sequence ATGAGCGAGCGTATTGTTACGGATTCCAATAATGGCACCGATCCAAGACCGTCTGTTGATCAAGACCCCAATCTGCTAGATGACAGTGATATAGCTAAAATAATTTCACGTAAAACAGGTGGATCAGGTGACTCGGTGATCAATTGGCGACTTGAGCCAATAACAAGCACTTGTGGATTCATGGGTTCGTATTATCAATTGATCGTCACAGTGAACAATAATAACGCCAATCAAAATGATAACAGTTCGTCTGATTCAacgatattatatttttttgcaaaaacaCCTCCACCTAAAGGACCACAACGTGAGTTTACGCAACGAACAGGGCTATTCAACAAAGAGATTGTTATGTATGATGAGATTATCCCGAGAATGGGTAGCGGTTTTGAAGCCAAGTGGTCACCTGATTGTTACCTCTGCAAACGAGATGTCATCATCGTGATGGAGGACCTCAAGCACCAAAATTACACAACACTCGACAAATACGTGGCATTTGATTACGAGGTCCTTGAATGTCTTTTCGAAAGCTTCGCACGATTTCACTCACGATCGTTTATTCTTGAAGAGCGACTACGTGTTCAAGGTAAAACACTGCGTGATATTTGGCCAGATCAACTCCGAGAAGGACTTTTTAGTAACAATGAAAGATCAATGCTCTATCAGAAATCCTCGCTAATGGGAATTGACTGTTTGGTCAACGCCATTGATTGCCTTACAGACAATCAGAAAGAGATTACAATGAGTAAAATCACTAGATGGTGGGAATGCCTTCTAACAGCATTAGAACCGTCCCGTAAATACCGTAATGTAATTTGTCACCGAGACGTTTGGTCAGCTAACTTCATGTTTCTGACAAATGAACTAGGTAAACCTATCAATTGCCGATTGATTGACTTTCAGTACTACAGCTATCTAAATCCGGCTATGGATTTAATCCTGTCACTTTACATGATCACTAATCGTAACGTTCGTGacaaatattttgatattctTGTGCAACATTATTACAATTGTTTGAAACAGTGTTTATATAATGAGAGTTTTGATGTTGATAAAATTCTACCATGGGACGACTTCAAACAATCTTGCCAAGATGCACGACCTTGGGGActcatttatataatatttaaccAGCAGGTCACGCTTTTAGATGATGATGCTTGTGAAAAATACTTTGCACGTTCACCTCAACTACTCGAGCACGTTCTTTATGGAACAGCTCGAACTGAACTTGTTTCGAtgcaatttcaaaataatcatttgtaccgagaaaaatttacggaaaacatttttgaaattttccaacttttgcctGACCAAGTACAAGTTTAG
- the LOC130678128 gene encoding uncharacterized protein LOC130678128, translating into MDKSISENDHDDINVKPKFLDQEAPLLDDNDIAKIIERKTGVSGQSVTNWRLEPITSSYGFLGSYYQLIVTVSKSNASNGESNDIGAKNTEYYFFAKTPPASGPQREVALQIGIFNKEIVMYDDMIPRIGSKRGSNWSPECYFCKRDVIIVMEDLKYQNYTTLGKEVIFDYDILSSLFETFAKFHSRSLIFEEQLRAQGKTLQDVWPDQLNNGLFSSHEKSRLYQKSALMGICCLVKAIDSLTDNQKDMIINKITRWSECLVAAFKPSSKYRNVIAHQDVWTANVMFLMDGQGKPQKCRLIDFQFYGYLNPAMDLMVSFYMTTNRSTRDNFSDTLIQHYYNCVKQCLENESFDIKKILPWNEFRQSCEDARPWGLMTSLINLQLTLLDDHVREKYYVRSPELLENISLGSGRTELVSMQFKTNQLYRERFTENIFEVLEQFSDQVTV; encoded by the coding sequence ATGGATAAAAGTATTAGTGAGAATGATCATGATGATATCAACGTAAAACCTAAATTTCTTGATCAAGAAGCCCCTCTACTAGATGACAATGATATCGCAAAAATAATTGAACGTAAAACAGGTGTATCGGGTCAATCGGTAACAAACTGGCGTCTCGAGCCAATCACAAGTTCTTACGGATTCTTGGGATCGTACTACCAACTCATTGTCACAGTCAGCAAAAGTAATGCTAGCAATGGTGAAAGTAATGATATTGGCGCCAAAAATACagaatactatttttttgcaaaaactCCGCCGGCTTCGGGGCCACAACGTGAGGTTGCGTTGCAAATAGGAATTTTTAACAAAGAGATTGTTATGTATGACGATATGATACCGAGGATTGGTAGTAAAAGAGGATCCAATTGGTCCCCGGAGTGCTATTTCTGCAAACGAGACGTCATCATTGTGATGGAAGACCTTAAGTATCAGAATTATACAACACTCGGGAAAGAAGTGATATTTGATTACGACATTCTTTCAAGTCTCTTTGAAACTTTCGCCAAATTTCATTCGAGATCCTTGATTTTTGAAGAGCAATTACGTGCCCAAGGTAAAACATTACAGGATGTTTGGCCTGATCAGCTCAATAATGGACTTTTTAGTAGCCACGAAAAGTCAAGGCTGTATCAAAAATCAGCGCTTATGGGAATTTGTTGTTTGGTTAAAGCCATTGATAGCCTCACAGACAATCAAAAAgacatgataattaataaaattaccagGTGGTCTGAATGTTTAGTGGCAGCGTTCAAGCCATCATCTAAATACCGCAACGTCATAGCTCATCAAGACGTTTGGACAGCCAATGTCATGTTTCTGATGGATGGTCAAGGCAAACCTCAAAAGTGCCGCCTGattgattttcaattttacgGTTATCTCAATCCAGCTATGGACCTAATGGTATCATTCTACATGACCACTAATCGTAGTACACGTGACAATTTCTCCGATACACTTATTCAACACTATTACAACTGTGTAAAACAGTGCTTAGAAAATGAAAGctttgacataaaaaaaattttaccgtgGAATGAATTCAGACAATCTTGCGAAGATGCACGACCTTGGGGATTGATGACCTCCTTGATCAACTTACAGCTTACGCTTCTAGACGACCATGTTCGTGAAAAATACTACGTACGTTCTCCTGAGCTACTTGAAAACATTTCGCTCGGCAGTGGACGGACTGAACTTGTCTCAATGCAGTTTAAAACCAATCAGTTGTACCGAGAGAGATTCACGGAAAATATTTTCGAAGTTCTCGAACAATTTTCTGACCAAGTAACGGTTTAG